From one Buchnera aphidicola (Cinara strobi) genomic stretch:
- a CDS encoding nucleotide exchange factor GrpE codes for MNQNNIFNDSGCDKEKNFSKDSNESSLNKLSKKEIKLLDFQSELKKKSEKYTSKIKKIKTRLSKKIFNTYNFFLEKYFSSILPVIDSIDASISLLDRSHSNLEEIYSELKDIQKKFLSVFDQFNVVAINSVNIPFDPLIHQAISIDFSRKYENNFVACIIQKGYSLNNRLLRPALVSVSQIK; via the coding sequence ATGAATCAAAATAATATTTTTAACGATTCTGGATGTGATAAAGAAAAAAATTTTTCTAAAGATTCTAATGAATCCTCGTTAAACAAATTATCCAAAAAAGAAATTAAATTATTAGATTTTCAGTCAGAATTAAAAAAAAAGTCTGAAAAATATACAAGCAAAATTAAAAAAATAAAAACTAGATTAAGCAAAAAAATTTTTAATACATATAATTTTTTTTTAGAAAAATATTTTTCATCTATTTTGCCGGTCATTGATAGTATTGATGCATCGATAAGTTTGCTTGATCGATCTCATAGTAATCTTGAAGAAATTTATTCTGAATTAAAAGATATACAGAAAAAATTTTTATCTGTTTTTGATCAATTTAATGTTGTAGCTATTAACTCTGTTAATATTCCATTTGATCCATTAATACATCAAGCTATTTCTATTGATTTTTCTAGAAAATATGAAAACAATTTTGTTGCATGTATTATACAAAAAGGTTATTCATTAAATAATCGATTATTAAGACCAGCTCTAGTATCTGTTTCTCAAATCAAATAA
- the smpB gene encoding SsrA-binding protein SmpB encodes MKKYFINRKAKYNFYIKKTIVSGISLKGWEVKSIRAGKVQITESYVVIKKNEAYLFGVFFQPLITTSDVFLCNPSRIRKLLLKKKEINNLNIYTQKKGYTLIPIKLFWLKSWCKIQIGVVKGKSLRDKRLDKKNDSWKKEKNTIFKRLSLKKIN; translated from the coding sequence ATAAAAAAATATTTTATCAATAGAAAAGCAAAATATAATTTTTATATAAAAAAAACGATAGTTTCTGGTATTTCTTTAAAAGGATGGGAAGTAAAATCAATTCGAGCAGGTAAAGTTCAAATAACAGAAAGTTATGTTGTTATAAAAAAAAATGAAGCTTATTTATTCGGAGTTTTTTTTCAGCCGTTAATAACAACATCAGATGTTTTTTTGTGTAATCCGAGTAGAATTAGAAAATTGTTATTAAAAAAAAAAGAAATTAATAATTTAAATATTTATACTCAAAAAAAAGGATATACTTTAATTCCTATTAAATTGTTTTGGTTAAAATCTTGGTGCAAAATTCAAATTGGGGTAGTAAAAGGAAAATCTTTAAGAGATAAAAGATTAGATAAAAAAAATGATTCTTGGAAAAAAGAAAAAAATACGATATTTAAACGTTTATCTTTAAAAAAGATTAATTAA
- the tadA gene encoding tRNA adenosine(34) deaminase TadA, whose amino-acid sequence MTFNDRYWMKHAFRKALFGKKNGEIPIGSVLVKDNNLICSSHNSCLSLLDSSAHAEMLVIREAGKKLKNYRLNNTSLYVTHEPCFMCSAAIINSRIYRVVYGSYSSNKNSFSNFMNLLYIKNVKHHIKDIRSGVLLYECSNLLKIFFQNKRNSV is encoded by the coding sequence ATGACATTTAATGATCGTTATTGGATGAAGCATGCATTTCGTAAGGCTTTATTTGGAAAAAAAAATGGAGAAATTCCTATAGGATCAGTTTTAGTAAAAGATAACAATCTTATTTGTTCATCTCATAATTCTTGTCTTTCTTTATTAGATTCTAGTGCTCATGCTGAAATGTTAGTTATTAGAGAGGCTGGTAAGAAACTAAAAAATTACCGATTAAATAATACTAGCTTATATGTAACTCATGAGCCATGTTTTATGTGTTCGGCTGCAATTATAAATTCTAGAATTTATAGAGTTGTGTATGGTTCTTATAGTTCAAATAAAAATAGTTTTTCTAATTTTATGAATTTATTGTATATTAAAAATGTTAAGCATCATATAAAAGATATACGGTCGGGGGTTCTATTATATGAATGCTCTAATTTATTAAAAATTTTTTTTCAAAATAAGAGGAATTCAGTTTAA
- the acpS gene encoding holo-ACP synthase, with protein sequence MSIIGIGIDIVNSHRFKKLILNYGFKIPKRILSIKELYEYKKISKKYIFLAKRFTAKEAAAKAMGVSIYQNMFLKNCEVIHNLKGKPSLKMFGPVYEKLNKLKIKKIFLSISDTEKYTQSIVVMEN encoded by the coding sequence ATGTCAATAATAGGAATTGGAATAGATATAGTGAATAGCCATCGTTTCAAAAAACTAATTTTAAATTATGGATTTAAAATACCAAAAAGAATTTTGTCAATAAAAGAACTGTATGAATACAAAAAAATATCAAAAAAATATATATTTTTAGCTAAAAGATTTACAGCAAAAGAAGCTGCAGCAAAAGCAATGGGAGTTAGTATATACCAAAATATGTTTTTAAAAAATTGTGAAGTTATTCATAATTTAAAAGGAAAACCGAGTTTAAAAATGTTTGGTCCTGTATATGAAAAATTGAATAAACTAAAAATAAAAAAAATATTTTTAAGTATTTCTGATACTGAAAAATATACCCAATCTATAGTTGTTATGGAAAATTAA